From the genome of Maribacter algicola, one region includes:
- a CDS encoding DUF664 domain-containing protein has product MKPLKTRISLLLLLLPMVLLNAQGELKSVEGYSPNIGSMVYMLEDLKDRITEQVKDLDQTQTDFRYDAQANSIGALIMHLISTESYYQVATLEGREWTEAELASLGIAGELNAINCVWNGK; this is encoded by the coding sequence ATGAAACCCTTGAAAACCAGAATCAGCCTTTTACTTTTATTATTACCGATGGTGTTGTTGAACGCACAAGGGGAATTAAAATCGGTTGAGGGTTACTCGCCAAACATTGGTAGCATGGTCTATATGCTGGAAGACCTAAAAGACCGTATTACCGAACAGGTAAAGGACTTGGATCAAACCCAAACCGATTTCCGATATGATGCCCAAGCGAACAGTATTGGGGCCTTGATCATGCATTTGATTTCGACGGAATCCTATTATCAAGTAGCAACCTTGGAGGGTAGGGAATGGACGGAAGCGGAGCTTGCAAGCCTTGGTATTGCGGGTGAATTGAATGCAATAAACTGCGTGTGGAATGGTAAATAA
- a CDS encoding serine hydrolase domain-containing protein → MKNKVIRTIVLFVSIWTFGQQTAPQKIAELFSTELEKEPIKSALLHVYSKSRGIDVQLAESTRDSGNAITINNPFYTASITKMFTATAVGMLKDQKKLNFEDKIAQYLPKSLVEKLHVLDGKDYSKDITIAHLLQHTSGLPDYFTDKTVDGSPKIINQLLMDTDKSWSPEEMIRFSKEKMKPHFVPGDGYQYTDTEYVLLALLVEKVSGLSLDEFFKQHIFQPLGMGSSYINLKSSSLKNERPIAKFYVGETELSSYKSLSADWGGGGLVSTTQDLITFLEAYNTNKLVKKNTCQEMQQWVNETVGMEYGYGIRKVSFKNLFDDDTNLEVMGHTGSTASFLWYCPQLDTYIAGTLNQLEASKGTLNLVYAILKILENQQ, encoded by the coding sequence ATGAAAAATAAGGTAATACGGACCATAGTGCTCTTTGTTTCCATATGGACTTTTGGTCAGCAAACCGCACCTCAAAAGATTGCGGAATTATTTTCGACCGAATTGGAAAAGGAACCTATCAAAAGTGCTCTTCTGCACGTCTATTCCAAATCCAGAGGGATTGATGTTCAGTTGGCGGAAAGTACGAGGGATTCTGGAAATGCTATAACGATCAATAATCCATTTTACACGGCCAGTATTACCAAAATGTTCACCGCTACCGCCGTAGGCATGTTAAAGGACCAAAAGAAGCTGAATTTTGAGGATAAGATTGCCCAATACCTGCCAAAATCACTGGTTGAAAAGCTGCACGTATTGGATGGAAAGGACTACTCAAAAGACATTACCATCGCCCATCTTTTACAACATACATCGGGGCTGCCGGATTATTTTACGGATAAAACCGTAGATGGTAGTCCCAAGATCATCAATCAATTGTTGATGGATACGGATAAGTCGTGGTCACCCGAGGAAATGATTCGTTTTAGCAAAGAAAAGATGAAACCTCATTTTGTACCGGGTGATGGCTATCAGTACACAGATACGGAATATGTGCTGTTGGCATTGTTGGTAGAAAAGGTAAGCGGCCTTTCCTTGGATGAGTTTTTTAAACAGCATATTTTTCAGCCCTTGGGGATGGGGTCTTCCTATATCAATTTAAAATCATCATCGCTGAAGAATGAACGGCCCATCGCTAAGTTTTATGTAGGCGAAACGGAATTATCATCCTATAAAAGTTTAAGTGCCGATTGGGGTGGGGGAGGTTTGGTATCCACAACCCAAGACCTGATCACCTTTCTTGAAGCCTATAACACGAATAAACTGGTAAAAAAGAATACATGCCAGGAGATGCAACAATGGGTCAATGAAACGGTTGGCATGGAATACGGTTATGGGATACGAAAGGTATCTTTCAAAAATCTTTTTGATGATGACACAAACTTGGAAGTAATGGGGCATACCGGTAGTACTGCATCGTTTTTATGGTATTGTCCCCAATTGGATACCTATATAGCTGGGACCTTGAACCAACTGGAAGCGTCCAAAGGCACCCTGAATTTGGTTTACGCTATTCTTAAGATATTAGAAAACCAGCAATAG
- a CDS encoding PAAR domain-containing protein yields the protein MPPAARITDMHVCPMVTPGLPPIPHVGGPLIGPGVPTVLIGNMPAAVLGDNATCVGPPDSIVKGSGTVMIGGKPAARMGDTTAHGGSIVLGCPTVMIGG from the coding sequence ATGCCACCAGCAGCAAGAATAACAGATATGCACGTTTGCCCTATGGTCACTCCAGGCCTGCCACCCATTCCACATGTTGGTGGACCCCTAATTGGCCCCGGGGTTCCTACCGTTCTGATTGGCAATATGCCGGCAGCGGTATTGGGAGACAATGCGACCTGTGTTGGGCCTCCAGACTCGATTGTCAAAGGATCAGGAACCGTAATGATCGGGGGGAAACCAGCTGCCAGAATGGGCGATACAACGGCCCATGGTGGAAGCATCGTACTTGGGTGTCCAACGGTGATGATAGGAGGATAG
- a CDS encoding carbohydrate binding family 9 domain-containing protein has translation MTSHPFQQLLLGVVLFCCAAGFSQTTPKNQQFNRPFYQATFLETEPVVDGEIRNEALWESVPLAPDLIQIKPSFGAPVSEKTEIRVAYSNTTFYVAVVCYDTEPDKIVVSDSRRDADLNDEDSFLFIIDTYNDQQNGFLFGTNAQGMEYDAQINNEGKGNNNANRQQGGVIGGTNLNWDATWSVRTQLGDYGWSAEFAIPLRSLRFASGEAKTWGLNFQRNISKNTEIAYWTSLPLGFDLKRLALAGKLTGLNLKNPGNLKLIPYALVQGINDQSVSPSEQELDAEVGMDIKYSITPSVTLDLTYNTDFAQVEVDDEQVNLDRFNLFFPEKRAFFLENAGQFSVGSPGEVDLFFSRRIGLGQDGSIVPIIGGARVSGKVGQTNVGLLSMFTEDVASAGITENNFSVARVNHNFGNSRSSLGGIFVNRQGLAGLDDDFNRVYAVDGKWGIGNKAEVNGFFAKSVTPSINGQDHAFKLLANYEWDGWNLNAGYTEVAPGFNPEVGFLQRTAFKKPELLIFKAHRMKGNGSFLEMRPHLSYRGYWNFDNEQVTGFLHVDNHWVWRSGFEIHTGINFTQERVFAPFNISNVTVPIGEYKNEELQFVLITNPNNAFSVSTRTFIGGYFNGMRYSNSGTANFRVGNKFVSSLTMSHNDIQLETGNTTALVGGLRLAYSFTPRIFLQSLIQRNNVSEITSVNARFGWLQSANTGLFVVFNIVKDDNPLDFLDNQTLTIKYTHRFDVLK, from the coding sequence ATGACATCCCATCCATTTCAACAATTGCTTTTAGGCGTTGTATTGTTTTGTTGTGCTGCCGGCTTTTCACAAACCACCCCAAAAAACCAGCAATTTAACCGTCCGTTTTACCAAGCGACCTTTTTGGAAACCGAGCCCGTCGTAGACGGCGAAATCCGCAACGAAGCACTTTGGGAGTCGGTTCCCTTGGCCCCGGACCTCATTCAGATAAAACCCTCTTTTGGCGCTCCTGTGTCCGAAAAAACGGAAATTCGTGTCGCTTATAGCAATACCACCTTTTATGTAGCCGTCGTCTGCTATGATACGGAACCTGATAAAATTGTAGTCTCCGATTCCCGCCGCGATGCGGATCTTAATGACGAAGACAGTTTTCTCTTTATCATCGATACCTATAACGACCAGCAAAACGGCTTCCTCTTTGGCACCAATGCCCAAGGCATGGAATACGACGCACAGATCAACAACGAAGGCAAGGGAAATAATAATGCCAATCGCCAACAGGGTGGCGTTATTGGGGGTACAAACCTCAATTGGGACGCTACCTGGTCCGTAAGGACACAATTAGGCGACTACGGCTGGAGTGCCGAGTTCGCCATTCCCCTACGTTCCCTACGGTTCGCGTCAGGGGAAGCCAAAACATGGGGCCTAAATTTTCAACGGAACATCAGCAAAAACACCGAAATCGCCTACTGGACCTCCCTCCCATTGGGTTTCGACCTCAAACGGCTGGCCTTGGCGGGTAAATTGACCGGACTCAATCTAAAAAATCCGGGGAATCTCAAGTTAATTCCCTATGCCTTGGTACAGGGTATCAACGACCAGTCCGTCTCTCCCAGCGAACAGGAACTCGACGCTGAAGTGGGCATGGACATCAAATACAGCATTACCCCTAGCGTGACCCTCGACCTTACCTACAATACGGATTTTGCCCAAGTGGAAGTAGACGATGAACAGGTGAACCTCGACCGTTTCAACCTTTTTTTCCCCGAAAAACGGGCCTTTTTCCTTGAAAATGCCGGTCAGTTTTCGGTGGGAAGCCCCGGGGAAGTCGACCTGTTCTTTAGTCGGCGTATCGGTTTGGGTCAGGATGGTAGTATCGTACCTATCATCGGTGGAGCCCGGGTCTCTGGGAAAGTCGGCCAGACCAATGTGGGCTTGCTCAGCATGTTTACGGAGGATGTGGCATCGGCGGGTATTACGGAAAACAATTTCTCCGTGGCGCGTGTCAACCACAATTTTGGGAATTCCCGAAGTTCCTTGGGAGGTATTTTCGTAAACCGACAAGGTTTGGCGGGACTCGACGATGATTTTAACCGTGTATACGCAGTGGATGGGAAATGGGGCATCGGTAATAAGGCGGAGGTGAACGGTTTTTTTGCGAAGAGCGTTACCCCTAGCATTAACGGGCAGGACCATGCCTTTAAACTGTTGGCCAATTATGAATGGGACGGTTGGAACCTGAATGCGGGCTATACCGAGGTCGCCCCCGGATTCAATCCTGAAGTCGGCTTCCTACAGCGAACCGCCTTCAAAAAGCCGGAGTTGTTGATCTTTAAAGCACATCGGATGAAAGGAAACGGAAGTTTCTTGGAAATGCGCCCTCATCTCTCCTACCGTGGCTATTGGAACTTTGATAACGAGCAGGTTACGGGATTTCTGCATGTGGATAACCATTGGGTATGGCGCAGCGGCTTTGAGATCCATACCGGTATCAATTTCACCCAGGAACGCGTGTTCGCCCCGTTCAATATCTCCAATGTAACGGTGCCTATTGGGGAGTATAAAAATGAGGAATTACAATTTGTGTTGATTACCAACCCTAACAACGCCTTTTCGGTCAGTACCCGAACCTTTATTGGCGGTTATTTCAACGGAATGCGCTATTCCAACAGTGGTACGGCAAACTTTAGGGTCGGGAACAAATTTGTGTCCTCCCTAACCATGAGCCACAACGATATTCAGCTGGAAACCGGAAATACAACGGCCCTCGTGGGCGGACTACGGTTGGCCTACAGTTTTACTCCGCGCATCTTTTTGCAGAGCTTGATCCAGCGTAATAATGTATCCGAGATTACCTCGGTAAATGCCCGGTTTGGATGGCTTCAAAGTGCCAATACCGGACTGTTCGTGGTATTCAATATCGTGAAGGACGACAATCCATTGGACTTTTTGGACAACCAGACCTTGACCATTAAATACACCCACCGTTTTGATGTTTTGAAGTAG
- a CDS encoding ATP-binding protein has product MYKSKYNPNFPAKRITTSQEWEDLVLADHLLNGLEEIKAYTQYGKLLKNDHQFGKKIKPGFKVLFTGPPGTGKTLTATLLGKSCGMDVYRVDLSMVVSKYIGETEKNLSKVFYLAENKDWILFFDEAHALFGKRSNSADSHDRYANQVVSFLLKRMEDFHGLVILCSNFKKNIDEAFFRRFQLVLDFEVPNAHQRYMLWQKSKTKEFEYEEAVDIDFLAEEYELTAASIINILHYSILKCLGRNDTIIKLKDIEAGLKIEKIKEGKSIF; this is encoded by the coding sequence ATGTATAAATCAAAATATAATCCAAACTTTCCAGCAAAACGAATTACAACCTCTCAAGAATGGGAGGATCTGGTGCTAGCAGATCATCTACTGAACGGGCTTGAAGAGATTAAGGCATACACCCAATATGGGAAGCTATTAAAAAATGACCATCAATTTGGTAAAAAAATAAAACCTGGCTTTAAGGTCTTGTTCACCGGCCCACCAGGCACAGGCAAAACCCTTACTGCTACACTACTCGGGAAATCCTGCGGTATGGACGTTTACCGAGTCGACCTTTCCATGGTGGTCTCCAAATACATTGGCGAAACCGAAAAAAACCTATCCAAAGTGTTCTACCTTGCCGAAAACAAGGATTGGATCCTTTTCTTTGATGAGGCCCATGCACTCTTCGGCAAACGAAGTAATTCTGCAGACTCCCATGATCGCTATGCCAATCAGGTAGTATCCTTTTTATTGAAGCGAATGGAGGATTTTCATGGTCTAGTGATACTCTGTTCCAATTTTAAAAAGAACATTGACGAGGCTTTTTTTAGAAGATTCCAATTAGTTCTTGATTTTGAGGTTCCCAATGCCCACCAAAGATATATGTTATGGCAAAAATCAAAAACCAAAGAATTTGAATACGAAGAAGCCGTTGATATAGATTTTTTGGCAGAAGAATACGAACTTACCGCTGCCTCTATAATCAATATTCTTCATTATAGCATTTTAAAATGCCTCGGCAGAAACGATACGATTATAAAATTAAAAGATATTGAAGCAGGATTGAAAATTGAAAAAATTAAAGAAGGTAAAAGTATTTTCTAA
- a CDS encoding phage tail sheath C-terminal domain-containing protein: MYIEELNAFPGTVVEVATAVPAFIGYTEKASDNGKSLLNRPVRINTMQEFHERFGMAFSPKFKLTRTTDKLTDSSPPHHMNIGQNQNLTIEFETDNHDLIFYNSLRLFYLNGGSACYIVSVGLFDANDGVKIDGSELVSGLEPLRKEQEPTMIIIPEAVKLGEKCYDLYKQALKHCSDMQSRFAIVDVFDGDWSEFKGGDNPKVQVFREKIGSEFLDYAAAYYPWLHTNIVSDREVTFMNFGKTAGEALNKLKELMPDEEKTALDIIETYPKEDSEIQTKFNEQKSEDEKAEFEKLDEKSKKKHLEKYTKKLQNNLHLGLWETSPTYKNILSKLREVLNLLPPSAALAGVYTKVDQNRGVWKSPANISLNGVIKPSTTISHEDQELLNVDAIGGKSINAIRTFPGLGTLVWGGRTLDGNSLDWRYINVRRTMIMLEQSIKLALRAYVFEPNDANTWVTVKSMITNFLTDKWKQGALAGASPEDAFEVQIGLGTTMTSVDILEGRMLITIKLAIVGPAEFIVVTFKQQMQKS; encoded by the coding sequence GTGTATATCGAAGAGTTAAATGCTTTTCCAGGTACAGTAGTGGAAGTCGCTACGGCTGTACCTGCTTTTATAGGATACACTGAAAAGGCATCGGACAATGGTAAATCCTTATTGAACCGACCCGTTCGAATTAACACGATGCAGGAATTCCACGAACGTTTTGGCATGGCATTCAGTCCAAAATTCAAACTGACCAGGACGACTGACAAACTTACCGATAGTTCTCCCCCGCACCACATGAATATTGGTCAGAATCAAAATTTGACCATTGAATTTGAAACGGATAACCATGATCTTATTTTCTATAATAGTTTAAGACTTTTTTATTTAAATGGAGGAAGTGCCTGTTACATTGTTTCCGTGGGATTGTTTGACGCGAATGATGGGGTCAAAATTGACGGTAGTGAACTGGTATCTGGCTTGGAACCGCTCAGAAAGGAACAGGAACCCACCATGATCATAATTCCGGAAGCGGTAAAATTGGGCGAGAAATGTTATGATCTATACAAACAAGCACTCAAGCACTGTTCTGATATGCAAAGCCGATTTGCAATTGTTGACGTTTTTGATGGGGACTGGTCAGAATTTAAGGGAGGGGATAATCCAAAAGTCCAAGTTTTTAGGGAGAAAATTGGCAGTGAATTTCTTGATTATGCAGCCGCCTATTATCCTTGGCTGCATACTAACATCGTTAGTGACAGGGAGGTAACCTTTATGAATTTTGGTAAAACTGCTGGAGAGGCATTAAACAAATTGAAAGAGTTAATGCCTGATGAAGAAAAGACAGCACTTGACATTATTGAGACCTACCCCAAAGAAGATTCTGAAATACAGACGAAATTCAACGAGCAAAAATCCGAGGACGAAAAAGCAGAATTTGAAAAACTGGACGAGAAGAGCAAAAAAAAACATCTGGAGAAGTACACAAAAAAACTACAGAACAACTTACATCTAGGTCTCTGGGAAACAAGCCCAACGTACAAAAACATTCTTTCCAAACTTAGGGAAGTACTAAACTTACTTCCTCCATCCGCAGCCCTGGCTGGCGTTTATACGAAGGTAGACCAGAACAGGGGCGTATGGAAATCACCTGCCAATATAAGCCTTAACGGGGTAATAAAACCATCCACGACCATTTCCCATGAGGACCAGGAACTGTTGAATGTGGATGCCATTGGTGGCAAATCCATCAATGCCATTAGAACCTTTCCCGGTCTAGGCACCTTGGTTTGGGGTGGAAGAACGTTGGACGGCAATAGTTTGGACTGGCGGTACATTAATGTAAGACGTACCATGATCATGCTGGAACAATCCATAAAACTGGCATTAAGAGCTTATGTATTTGAGCCAAACGATGCCAATACCTGGGTGACGGTCAAGAGCATGATCACCAACTTTTTGACGGATAAATGGAAACAGGGCGCTTTGGCAGGGGCTTCCCCAGAAGATGCCTTTGAAGTGCAGATTGGCCTTGGTACGACCATGACAAGCGTAGATATCCTGGAAGGCAGGATGTTGATCACCATAAAACTTGCCATAGTTGGACCGGCAGAATTCATCGTGGTCACCTTTAAACAGCAAATGCAAAAATCATAA
- a CDS encoding DUF4255 domain-containing protein, with protein MIHTALEYIKNILNERFNNKQSSKDLVDLSNIFNMDGSLAKKTDDKIVFFLLGLNEERVLKNTQNRTIAAGQSSLTKKQAPLYLNFQIMFCANFSEGNYVEGLNYLSNIIRFFHTYPKINPPAQKGKEDSIGKLTFELCNLDYSELSNVWSAVGGKLMPSLIYKVGMLVFEDTGRTGETPSIQSTESIL; from the coding sequence ATGATACATACAGCATTAGAGTATATTAAGAACATCCTAAACGAACGATTCAATAATAAGCAAAGTTCAAAAGACTTAGTTGACCTTTCAAATATTTTCAATATGGATGGTTCTCTGGCGAAAAAAACCGACGATAAAATAGTTTTTTTCCTTCTTGGGCTAAATGAAGAGAGAGTCCTGAAAAATACTCAAAACCGCACTATTGCTGCTGGCCAAAGTTCTTTGACTAAAAAACAGGCACCGTTGTATTTGAATTTTCAAATTATGTTCTGTGCAAATTTTAGTGAAGGGAATTACGTAGAGGGCTTAAACTATCTCTCAAATATCATTCGCTTTTTTCATACATACCCCAAAATAAATCCTCCAGCGCAAAAGGGGAAAGAGGATTCAATAGGCAAATTAACATTTGAACTTTGCAATTTGGATTACAGTGAATTAAGCAATGTCTGGTCCGCTGTTGGGGGCAAATTAATGCCTTCATTGATTTATAAAGTCGGAATGTTAGTATTTGAAGACACAGGTAGGACTGGTGAAACCCCGTCTATTCAAAGTACTGAAAGTATACTGTAG
- a CDS encoding phage tail protein, translating to MAGEAQDKNWPLPKFYFMVDWGSTTNIPFQEVNGLDIEAQPINYRHGNSPIFSEIRMPGLVKNSNVTLKKGVFAKDNTFWDWYDKIKMNTIERQNVVIKLLDEGGNTTMTWTLSNAWPTKISSTELKSDGSEVAIESIEIAHEGLTIANG from the coding sequence ATGGCAGGAGAAGCACAAGACAAAAACTGGCCACTACCTAAGTTCTACTTTATGGTAGATTGGGGAAGCACCACCAACATCCCCTTTCAAGAAGTCAACGGCCTGGATATTGAGGCACAGCCCATTAATTATAGACATGGCAACAGCCCTATTTTTTCGGAAATCAGGATGCCCGGACTCGTAAAAAATAGCAACGTTACCTTGAAAAAAGGGGTGTTTGCAAAGGACAATACCTTTTGGGATTGGTACGACAAAATAAAAATGAATACCATAGAACGTCAAAACGTAGTAATCAAATTGTTGGACGAAGGTGGCAACACTACCATGACATGGACATTGAGCAATGCATGGCCAACAAAAATAAGTTCGACAGAATTAAAATCCGATGGTAGTGAGGTCGCGATTGAAAGCATAGAAATCGCCCATGAAGGATTAACAATTGCTAACGGATAA
- the vgrG gene encoding type VI secretion system tip protein VgrG, whose amino-acid sequence MAEILQQTDSIIDFDILINGKKIKDTVKVQEISIDMEVNRITSATIIVQDGGAIGVVDQPFTNSEGADFIPGTEIEISLGNIDKTEKVFKGIIVSQRLKVKGDKSQLTVKCKDKAVSMSKGRYNAIFQNKKDSDAIKDIISKYGLDFEMDATSQEHPVLMQYNCSDWDYLLNRAEANNMLVNTYQNKLYIIKNDFNGPAKFEIKSSQIVIDIDLSLESENIPTEYNMASWNPDTQEIVSTSLRVNDSLGQGNLSATELSENLSKSSHIYSSNFIEKEEMKTWLESRADAAVLQKIQGKITIPGSNRIIAGDIIILSEFSTRFNGKAFISKVTHSLQNGVWVTELTVGKSAKSHASFPDVEDMGASGLIPALKGTQIAIVKQIIEDPNNNYRVLVTLPAFTGTGQEEGIWARMAFPYASADAGFFFFPEIDDEVLVHFINNDPRFPVITGSLYSTKNKPKETPDDKNQFKAIHSKSGISIRFDDDEKVLVFETPDGNSCTLNDKEKSITLKDLSGNSITLNDGGILIDSIKDVKLGAQGDVQISATGSIDLKANGDVKSDGTNIQFNAKSGFTAKGNASAEISASGQTTVKGAMVMIN is encoded by the coding sequence ATGGCAGAAATTCTACAACAAACAGACAGTATAATAGATTTCGATATTCTAATTAATGGCAAGAAGATAAAAGATACGGTAAAGGTTCAAGAAATATCAATTGACATGGAAGTCAATAGAATTACTTCAGCTACAATTATTGTTCAAGATGGAGGGGCAATTGGTGTTGTTGACCAGCCCTTTACAAATAGTGAGGGCGCAGACTTTATTCCTGGCACTGAGATTGAAATATCACTTGGTAATATTGACAAAACAGAAAAAGTTTTTAAAGGCATTATTGTTTCGCAACGACTCAAAGTTAAAGGAGATAAATCTCAACTTACCGTGAAATGCAAAGACAAGGCGGTAAGTATGTCTAAAGGTCGTTACAATGCCATTTTTCAAAATAAAAAAGATTCGGATGCCATTAAAGATATTATTTCTAAATATGGATTAGATTTTGAAATGGATGCTACATCGCAAGAGCATCCGGTATTAATGCAATACAACTGCTCAGATTGGGACTACCTTTTAAATAGAGCCGAAGCCAATAATATGCTTGTTAACACCTATCAAAACAAGCTTTATATTATAAAAAATGACTTTAATGGTCCAGCTAAATTTGAAATTAAATCATCGCAAATAGTAATTGATATTGACCTTAGTCTAGAATCTGAGAATATACCAACAGAATATAATATGGCTTCATGGAATCCGGACACGCAAGAAATTGTTTCAACCTCATTAAGAGTTAACGATTCTTTGGGTCAAGGCAATTTAAGCGCTACAGAATTATCAGAAAACTTGTCTAAATCTTCTCATATTTATTCATCAAATTTTATTGAAAAAGAAGAAATGAAAACATGGCTGGAGTCGCGAGCAGATGCGGCTGTACTACAAAAAATTCAAGGTAAAATTACTATTCCAGGAAGCAACAGGATTATTGCTGGCGATATAATCATACTTTCAGAATTTAGTACCCGATTTAACGGAAAAGCCTTTATTTCAAAAGTAACCCATAGCTTACAAAATGGAGTGTGGGTTACTGAACTTACTGTTGGAAAATCAGCGAAATCACATGCATCTTTTCCTGATGTTGAAGATATGGGAGCTTCAGGATTAATACCAGCCTTAAAAGGGACACAGATTGCTATAGTTAAACAAATAATTGAAGATCCAAATAATAATTATCGTGTCTTAGTGACCTTGCCAGCATTTACAGGAACTGGCCAAGAGGAGGGTATCTGGGCGAGAATGGCATTTCCTTATGCTTCCGCTGACGCCGGTTTTTTTTTCTTTCCTGAGATAGATGACGAAGTATTGGTACATTTTATAAACAACGACCCCCGTTTTCCCGTAATAACTGGGTCGCTCTATAGTACAAAGAACAAACCCAAGGAAACACCGGATGACAAGAACCAGTTCAAGGCCATTCATTCCAAATCGGGAATCAGCATTAGGTTTGATGACGATGAAAAAGTATTGGTATTCGAGACACCGGACGGAAACTCATGTACCTTGAACGATAAGGAAAAGAGTATCACCTTAAAAGACCTCTCCGGAAACAGCATAACCCTGAACGATGGTGGGATTCTAATAGATAGCATCAAGGATGTTAAGCTTGGTGCCCAAGGGGATGTTCAAATTTCCGCTACCGGTTCAATAGATCTTAAAGCCAATGGAGATGTTAAAAGCGATGGTACCAATATCCAGTTCAACGCAAAATCTGGTTTTACCGCCAAAGGCAATGCATCCGCGGAAATTTCCGCCTCTGGGCAGACTACCGTTAAAGGCGCAATGGTCATGATAAATTAA